CCCAGCACGATGCCGTGGTAGAGCGAATAGGAATTGACGATGTCGCGATAGGCATCCTCTTCCCACAGATAGAGCTGCGGCAGGCTGGGCGAGGCCAGTTCGGCGACCAGCGTGATCACCGCGCCCGGGTCGAGCGTGATCGCGAAGATGTCGGCGTGCGGGTCCTCGATACGGTCGAGCGAGAAGCCGGCACTGGGGGTGAACGAGACGATTCGCTGGGCGCCCAGATCGGGCCAGAACAGGCCCGAATCGACGAGCCTGAAGCGCGGCGCGACCAGCAGCCGGTCGATCTGCACATCCGACGTGTTGGTCAGGACGAGCACCGCCCAGTCGCCGGCGGTCTCCTCGTTGACGGCCTGCACCTCGATCGTGCGGACGATGCCTTCGGCGTCGGGCGCGGTCGAGACGCGGAACGCGCCGCCCCGGTCGCGGTAGATCGTCACCGCCTCGGTCAGGTCGAGCGCCGTGTCGTCACGGTCGATCGAGATCGGCTCGTTGGCCTGGGCAAGGGCGGGCGTGCCCGCCAGCACGAAAAGCGCGGCGGCGCAAAATGCCAGCATGGACGCGGTCAGAAGACGCGTCCAGGAACGGACATCGAAATGGAAGCGGTCGCGCCGGGGCAATGCGTCAATCCGTATGGGCTCGGCGGGCGTTGTCTTCGTGCATCGGGTTGATGCGCGCGTAAAGGACATGGTCGCGCCACTGGCCGTTGATCTTCAGATAGGCGCGCAGCACGCCCTCGCGTTCAAATCCGTTCTTCTCCAGGAGGCGGATCGACCTGCCATTGTCCGGAATGCAGGCAGCTTCAAGGCGGTGCAGACCCGATCGTGCGAAGGCGAACTCGCACACCAGCCCGACCGCTTCGCTCATGTAGCCGTTGCCGGAGAACCGTTCGCCGATCCAGTAGCCGATCTGTCCGTTCTGGGCGACCCCGCGCCTGATATTGCCCAGCGTGATCCCGCCCAGCAGCGCCTCGTCGGAATTGCGCACGATGAAGAAGGGATAGCCCGTGCCGGCGCGGATTTCGGCGCCGTAGCGGCGCAGGCGCGCGCGAAAGGCCGGCCGCGTCAGGTCGTCGCGGGGCCAGACCGGCTCCCATGGACGCAGGAACTGCGCGCTCGCCGCGCGCAGGCGCGACCATTGCTCATGGTCGGACAGTTCGGGGTGGCGCAGGTGAACGGCCCGGCCCTCGATGACCGCGCCGGCATTTCCGCGACTGGAAAATGCGAACATCGCCGTCCTCCGCCCTTCCGCCGGCCGCGCCTCAGCCAACGGCGGCACGGCGATGATGCATCGGTCCCTGATTGGGCGCATGGGCGACCAGCCGCGCCCGGATGTCGTCGATTTCCATGAGGCTGTCGACCGGGCCGACCGCCGAGACGGTCGGCGGCGA
The genomic region above belongs to Pyruvatibacter sp. and contains:
- a CDS encoding GNAT family protein, with protein sequence MFAFSSRGNAGAVIEGRAVHLRHPELSDHEQWSRLRAASAQFLRPWEPVWPRDDLTRPAFRARLRRYGAEIRAGTGYPFFIVRNSDEALLGGITLGNIRRGVAQNGQIGYWIGERFSGNGYMSEAVGLVCEFAFARSGLHRLEAACIPDNGRSIRLLEKNGFEREGVLRAYLKINGQWRDHVLYARINPMHEDNARRAHTD